One genomic window of Ruminococcus gauvreauii includes the following:
- a CDS encoding helix-turn-helix domain-containing protein, whose amino-acid sequence MQIGEVIRKYRKSKNMTQEDMAKRLGVTGPAVNKWENGNSFPDISLLAPIARLLGISLDTLLSFREELTMEEINHFVLEMDAKLKKESYEQVFHWTKGILEKYPNCPRLIW is encoded by the coding sequence ATGCAGATAGGTGAAGTAATAAGAAAATACAGAAAAAGTAAAAACATGACGCAGGAGGACATGGCGAAACGTCTCGGGGTCACGGGACCGGCGGTCAACAAATGGGAAAATGGAAATTCATTCCCGGATATTTCACTGCTGGCTCCGATTGCCAGGCTTCTGGGTATTTCTCTCGATACCCTGTTGTCGTTTCGGGAGGAGCTTACGATGGAAGAAATCAATCATTTCGTGTTGGAAATGGATGCGAAACTCAAAAAGGAGTCTTATGAGCAAGTTTTTCATTGGACAAAAGGGATTCTGGAGAAGTATCCGAACTGTCCGCGGCTGATCTGGTAA
- a CDS encoding restriction endonuclease-like protein, translated as MATLPTGSNREELIFISTEKISVTFKGIAVHPRIGVSAHQKETSDFRITCLDSFHLEVAPDLDAEVSFVHTNSDGHRILHHTYPIFYEQQNYEIIIENNSADVIEFWHENLGLRNKISPVGRSGKMLSGIINFGNEIGKSDLIIRLNGTPYLTISVEVFPTKLQYRADYLQLMADVTDEIYNLSFEFLKKTYFSGNLNDMVGNSSTEFFSVIRHIYDLFITAADVVIAHPHHTLYTQPEILPAHKIRRSNTKTLRWLEKHPEHIQNDQGQFRVDCALATQKRVTYDTPENQFAKFILCTTIKRLETLLSHYQNLKRQKDSDVVDIVNTMGKGIDRRVSHTFFNNVSDFNASTQISMVFTMAPGYRELYKYYIMMQHGLSLDSDIFSISVKDVALLYEYWCFIKLNSILKERYHLIKQDIIKTDGNNLFITLRKGSGSSITYVNPQTGERIHLAYNPKASSLPTVTQRPDNVLSLKKKGSNTKYQYIFDAKYRINPALNATPYRATYQTPGPEEEDINTMHRYRDAIVRNNSTSPEFERTMFGAYVLFPYHNEEEYQQHKFYESIETVNVGGLPFLPSATALVAKMLDKLIGDSPDSALERATLPTGIAEKLAQIDLDNRDVMVGIVRNETQLTINLAHRFYHIPVKRVAVNRLPIHYVALYQPDNVFGKHNSGIFVYGEVIRTEKTTRRQITAIPHHGNPNDEYYQFFVKDWISLDTPIRVLESGLRVQIYTNLFLLKVSESVPELLIRSTEELRLYQELKRLSKSIDIDTSKDEVKSFQFNGSFIRIIGEEIVVLTPDGCDHRFIIDAFKKRPREVFGAIRAVVLGD; from the coding sequence ATGGCTACACTTCCTACTGGCTCTAATCGCGAAGAGCTGATTTTTATCTCAACTGAAAAAATAAGCGTTACGTTCAAGGGAATTGCCGTACATCCCCGTATCGGTGTTTCTGCTCACCAAAAAGAGACTTCTGATTTTCGAATTACATGTCTGGACAGCTTCCATTTGGAGGTTGCTCCAGACCTCGATGCAGAGGTGTCTTTTGTGCACACAAATTCAGATGGCCATCGTATATTACATCATACCTATCCTATATTCTACGAACAACAAAATTATGAAATAATTATTGAAAATAACAGTGCAGATGTCATAGAATTTTGGCACGAAAACCTGGGACTTCGAAATAAAATCAGCCCTGTCGGCCGCTCAGGTAAAATGCTATCCGGCATCATTAACTTCGGCAATGAAATTGGTAAAAGTGATCTTATAATACGCCTCAATGGGACCCCATATCTCACGATTAGCGTAGAGGTTTTTCCAACCAAGTTACAATATCGAGCCGATTATCTACAATTGATGGCAGATGTCACCGACGAAATCTATAATCTTTCTTTTGAGTTTCTAAAAAAGACTTACTTTTCAGGTAATTTAAATGACATGGTCGGTAACAGCTCCACAGAATTTTTTAGCGTTATCCGTCACATTTATGATTTATTTATCACGGCCGCCGATGTTGTGATAGCCCACCCACACCACACCCTATATACGCAGCCAGAGATCCTCCCTGCTCACAAGATCAGACGATCCAACACAAAAACATTACGTTGGCTTGAAAAACATCCAGAGCACATTCAAAATGACCAGGGACAGTTTCGGGTCGATTGCGCTTTGGCAACACAAAAACGTGTAACATATGACACACCAGAAAACCAATTTGCAAAATTTATTCTGTGTACCACCATCAAACGATTGGAGACACTGCTTTCACATTATCAAAACCTAAAACGACAAAAAGACTCTGACGTCGTAGACATAGTCAACACGATGGGTAAAGGTATTGATCGTCGCGTCAGCCATACTTTCTTTAACAATGTATCGGACTTTAATGCCTCAACGCAGATATCTATGGTTTTTACCATGGCTCCCGGATACCGCGAACTTTATAAATATTACATCATGATGCAACACGGTCTATCACTGGACAGTGATATTTTTAGTATTTCCGTGAAAGACGTTGCATTACTCTACGAATACTGGTGTTTTATCAAATTAAACAGCATTTTGAAGGAACGGTATCATCTCATAAAACAAGATATTATCAAAACAGATGGCAATAACTTATTCATCACCTTGCGTAAAGGTTCCGGTTCTTCTATCACTTATGTAAATCCACAAACCGGCGAACGGATCCATCTTGCCTATAATCCCAAAGCATCCAGTCTGCCAACCGTCACACAGAGGCCCGACAATGTGCTTTCCCTAAAAAAGAAGGGTTCCAATACAAAGTATCAATATATCTTTGACGCCAAATATCGTATCAACCCGGCGCTTAATGCAACGCCTTACCGGGCAACCTATCAAACGCCCGGTCCAGAGGAGGAGGATATCAATACAATGCATCGCTATCGCGACGCAATTGTCCGCAATAACAGTACAAGTCCCGAATTTGAACGTACCATGTTCGGTGCATATGTTCTCTTTCCTTATCACAATGAGGAGGAATATCAACAACATAAATTCTACGAGAGCATTGAAACAGTAAATGTTGGCGGTCTCCCCTTCCTTCCAAGTGCCACAGCGCTAGTTGCAAAAATGTTAGACAAACTGATTGGGGATTCGCCCGACTCTGCCTTAGAACGTGCAACCCTACCGACTGGCATTGCGGAAAAACTTGCTCAGATCGATCTTGACAATCGCGATGTAATGGTAGGGATTGTCCGCAACGAGACCCAATTAACTATTAACCTTGCTCATCGATTTTATCATATACCCGTTAAAAGAGTTGCTGTGAATCGATTACCAATACATTATGTAGCATTGTACCAACCTGACAATGTCTTCGGAAAACATAATTCTGGAATTTTCGTTTACGGTGAAGTTATTCGCACCGAAAAGACCACTCGTAGACAGATTACTGCGATTCCACATCACGGCAATCCAAACGATGAGTATTATCAATTTTTTGTTAAAGATTGGATATCTTTAGACACTCCAATAAGGGTTTTGGAATCCGGGTTGCGTGTTCAGATTTATACAAATTTGTTTCTGTTAAAGGTCAGTGAGTCTGTGCCTGAGTTACTCATCCGCTCCACGGAAGAATTGAGACTTTATCAGGAGCTGAAACGTCTTTCTAAGTCAATTGATATTGATACATCCAAGGATGAGGTAAAAAGTTTCCAATTTAATGGCAGCTTTATCCGGATAATAGGCGAAGAAATCGTTGTGCTTACTCCAGATGGGTGTGATCATCGTTTTATCATTGATGCTTTTAAGAAGCGACCACGAGAAGTGTTCGGGGCGATTCGAGCGGTGGTTTTGGGTGATTGA
- a CDS encoding toll/interleukin-1 receptor domain-containing protein — protein sequence MKKVFVTYAWGTQEENERVYSFVKMLRENGYDATCDQKEMQESTAPSFTQMMSRGLQSDKVIVILSAAYKHKADEPMTGVSREYEIIASEWRKPENNRKFIFVSFEGCSQERLDSIVPIMFTGIKLIDLAEDEKKGFRELYSCLNEVLQIEFGEVKEKTPDLQPRELPKFSLGHVKTLTVYKQSDDASVSRDDLHLIYEWLVDETMSFKVKIRDCDIEEKKAQREKLQGRAVLGERLSKEEEQWFAALNAQIKREEASLRNKEKALEIFFSHREFVQYMGYKTAENLCRIVKAVVQPSGEEEGTVTPVSVELFYDGEDKEKIVPGFFGAAIEGAFLDEIFFTALQRREAGIWDVGTDNVSFRILPKMLYFLAEHGYEAQEELRRLEDYRMGLA from the coding sequence ATGAAAAAGGTATTTGTTACGTATGCCTGGGGGACACAAGAAGAAAATGAGAGAGTTTATTCTTTTGTGAAAATGCTTCGCGAGAATGGTTATGATGCAACCTGTGACCAAAAGGAGATGCAGGAGAGCACAGCACCTTCATTTACACAGATGATGTCCCGGGGATTACAGTCTGATAAAGTCATTGTTATCCTGTCGGCGGCATATAAGCACAAAGCGGATGAGCCAATGACAGGTGTCAGCAGGGAATATGAGATCATAGCCTCCGAATGGCGGAAGCCTGAGAACAACAGGAAATTTATTTTCGTCTCATTCGAGGGATGCAGTCAGGAGAGGCTGGACAGCATTGTGCCGATAATGTTCACCGGTATTAAGCTGATAGATCTGGCGGAAGATGAAAAGAAAGGTTTTCGGGAATTATATTCCTGCTTAAATGAAGTTTTGCAGATCGAATTTGGAGAGGTAAAAGAAAAAACGCCTGATCTGCAGCCGAGAGAGCTGCCGAAGTTTTCCCTCGGCCACGTGAAGACGCTCACTGTTTACAAACAGAGCGATGATGCTTCTGTGTCCAGGGATGATCTTCATCTTATATATGAATGGCTTGTGGATGAGACCATGTCTTTCAAAGTGAAGATCAGGGATTGTGATATAGAGGAGAAAAAAGCTCAGCGGGAGAAGCTGCAGGGAAGGGCTGTTCTGGGAGAACGGCTTAGTAAGGAAGAAGAGCAGTGGTTTGCTGCACTTAATGCGCAGATTAAGCGCGAGGAAGCGAGCCTCAGGAACAAAGAAAAAGCCCTGGAGATATTTTTCTCACACAGGGAATTTGTTCAATATATGGGATACAAAACGGCAGAAAATTTGTGCCGGATTGTGAAGGCCGTAGTCCAGCCTTCAGGGGAGGAAGAAGGGACTGTCACTCCGGTCTCTGTTGAACTGTTTTATGACGGGGAAGATAAAGAAAAGATAGTGCCGGGATTCTTTGGCGCTGCGATCGAGGGCGCATTTCTGGATGAAATATTCTTTACAGCGCTGCAAAGGCGGGAGGCAGGAATATGGGATGTGGGAACGGACAATGTTTCCTTTCGGATTCTCCCGAAGATGTTATATTTCCTGGCGGAACACGGATATGAGGCGCAGGAGGAATTGCGAAGGCTTGAGGACTATCGGATGGGCCTGGCATAA
- a CDS encoding DUF262 domain-containing protein has product MYEIRPETVKTFITDRNVKLPRFQRKQTWDEKKNFQLCISLFKEYPIGVCILSVDESKGKTVRWLLDGRQRKNALTMIHDDPENIYNWAKKFIRFKNSDQPNELEEKYWEKINEYIEADADEEFEAVTRENGDDDSEVNEINAEENIDESTYGLELLLEIIKIIHNKQKKNTGFTKPFDFTKYVNRLPYVETENGDVKLSSRKVKTFIDEYTKYCDDEDIESREESSFYQFIELRCDIKDARQLKALIHEKWDMITERMLIVDKMDFQLANSKIGMIEVKNLSPSDSQKIFNIINSEGEKLTAVEILSAKPHWNISVDHPSQATVNAIKKLYTKIGTVQTDVVRWDLPATLLDRLGRNIVIKQFTDSKTDFEKELTCGFKILAGIYAGGVKKEDIEKLSKREDIDWSSDIEKLIYELESMLKLISSFEYFKYFKSWNASVMELTSDSIALNFMILTYKDWIRKGKPVGDSRAKQFQKNCFILWDKLIFEYINRQWRGSSDSKIAGNILNLEREPDLYEPVPAYKWEGLLRDQIFAESVIESVDITLALMKPLLYHFYCLKCIQGPDTDYGLEVDHIIPQTLFNESSIERKDVIQNNLLNLGLLPKNENIAKGNKKLILIDSQWLKDQIVKYEFIPEEMFLEYSNVNNYQKMFDAREQIFLEAYTEKRDNMLNN; this is encoded by the coding sequence ATGTACGAAATCAGACCGGAGACGGTAAAAACGTTTATAACGGATCGGAATGTCAAGCTGCCGAGGTTCCAGAGAAAGCAAACCTGGGACGAAAAAAAGAATTTTCAGCTATGTATCAGCCTGTTCAAGGAATACCCGATCGGTGTATGTATACTCAGTGTTGATGAAAGCAAGGGAAAGACGGTAAGATGGCTGCTTGACGGACGGCAGAGAAAAAATGCACTTACGATGATTCACGATGACCCGGAAAACATTTATAACTGGGCAAAAAAGTTTATCCGATTTAAAAATTCCGATCAGCCGAATGAGCTGGAGGAAAAGTACTGGGAGAAAATAAATGAATACATTGAAGCGGATGCGGATGAGGAATTCGAGGCGGTTACACGGGAGAATGGTGATGACGACAGTGAAGTAAACGAGATAAATGCAGAAGAGAATATCGATGAATCTACCTATGGGTTAGAGCTTTTGCTGGAGATCATAAAGATTATTCACAACAAACAAAAAAAGAACACCGGTTTTACGAAACCTTTTGACTTTACAAAGTATGTAAACAGATTACCGTACGTAGAGACCGAAAACGGAGATGTGAAACTCTCATCACGCAAGGTGAAAACATTTATTGATGAGTATACAAAGTACTGTGATGACGAGGATATCGAGAGCCGGGAGGAATCTTCATTCTACCAGTTTATTGAATTAAGGTGTGATATAAAAGATGCCAGACAGCTAAAGGCACTGATTCATGAGAAGTGGGATATGATAACAGAGCGAATGCTGATCGTTGATAAAATGGATTTTCAGCTTGCCAACAGCAAAATTGGCATGATAGAAGTTAAGAATCTGTCTCCCTCAGATTCGCAGAAGATTTTTAACATTATTAATTCAGAGGGCGAAAAATTGACTGCAGTAGAAATTTTGTCTGCAAAGCCCCATTGGAATATATCTGTGGATCATCCGTCTCAGGCGACTGTAAATGCCATAAAAAAGCTGTATACAAAGATCGGAACAGTTCAGACAGATGTTGTGCGCTGGGATCTGCCGGCGACGCTGTTGGACAGGCTCGGCAGAAATATTGTGATAAAACAGTTTACGGACTCAAAAACGGATTTTGAAAAGGAGCTTACGTGTGGATTTAAGATACTTGCGGGCATTTATGCCGGCGGTGTGAAAAAAGAAGATATTGAAAAATTGAGTAAAAGAGAAGACATTGACTGGAGTTCCGATATTGAGAAGCTGATTTATGAGCTTGAGTCTATGCTGAAACTCATTTCTTCCTTTGAGTATTTCAAATACTTTAAGTCATGGAATGCTTCTGTTATGGAGCTGACAAGTGATTCGATTGCATTAAACTTCATGATTCTTACATACAAAGACTGGATCAGAAAAGGGAAGCCGGTGGGTGACTCCAGGGCAAAACAATTTCAGAAGAATTGCTTTATTTTATGGGACAAATTGATATTTGAATATATTAACAGACAATGGAGGGGGTCCAGTGATTCTAAAATAGCCGGTAATATTTTGAATCTGGAAAGGGAACCTGATTTATATGAACCCGTTCCGGCTTATAAATGGGAAGGTTTGCTGCGGGATCAGATTTTTGCAGAGAGTGTCATTGAGTCAGTGGATATTACGCTGGCGCTTATGAAACCGCTGCTTTATCATTTTTACTGCCTCAAATGCATACAGGGTCCCGATACGGATTATGGGTTAGAGGTGGATCATATCATTCCACAGACGTTGTTTAATGAATCTTCTATTGAGCGCAAAGATGTCATACAAAACAATCTGCTTAATTTGGGCCTGCTGCCTAAAAATGAGAATATTGCGAAAGGCAATAAAAAGCTGATTCTCATCGACAGCCAATGGCTGAAAGACCAGATCGTAAAGTATGAATTCATACCGGAAGAGATGTTTCTGGAATATTCCAATGTCAATAATTATCAGAAAATGTTTGACGCACGTGAACAAATATTTCTTGAAGCATACACCGAAAAAAGAGATAATATGCTGAATAATTAA
- a CDS encoding IS110 family transposase — translation MNAVGIDVSKGKSMVVILRSFGEIVKSPFEIKNSSSDISSLVNLIKSVDGESRVVMEHTGRYYEALAHQLSNAGIFTCAINPKLIKDFVYARLLVQLQFGAFTVNQSPKTTARIAPNTSRGRFLKASMIKR, via the coding sequence ATGAACGCAGTAGGTATCGATGTTTCTAAAGGCAAAAGTATGGTTGTTATCTTGCGCTCATTCGGTGAGATTGTTAAATCTCCATTTGAAATCAAGAATTCCTCCAGTGACATAAGTTCATTAGTAAATCTGATTAAGTCCGTAGACGGTGAATCTCGTGTTGTGATGGAACATACAGGACGCTATTATGAAGCCTTGGCTCATCAGCTTTCAAATGCCGGTATTTTCACTTGTGCTATAAATCCTAAACTTATCAAAGACTTCGTCTATGCAAGATTGCTTGTTCAGCTGCAGTTCGGGGCTTTCACGGTAAATCAATCACCCAAAACCACCGCTCGAATCGCCCCGAACACTTCTCGTGGTCGCTTCTTAAAAGCATCAATGATAAAACGATGA
- a CDS encoding GNAT family N-acetyltransferase, with protein sequence MTYTIRHIRKSEYPLLNNFLYEAIFIPDGVDPPPRSILKSPDLQVYVDHFGESKDDIGLVAEVDEKIVGAVWVRIMDDYGHVDDRTPSFAISLYKEYRGLGIGTAMMRAMLTLLKNRGYERASLAVQKANYAVKMYLRVGFRVVEERGEEFVMVIDLATFS encoded by the coding sequence ATGACATATACCATACGGCATATCCGGAAATCCGAGTATCCTTTATTAAATAATTTTCTGTATGAGGCCATTTTTATACCGGACGGCGTTGATCCCCCTCCCCGTTCCATCCTCAAGTCCCCTGATCTTCAGGTTTATGTTGATCATTTCGGTGAATCGAAGGACGATATCGGGCTGGTTGCCGAAGTCGATGAGAAGATTGTGGGCGCCGTCTGGGTGCGCATTATGGACGACTACGGCCATGTTGATGACCGAACGCCGTCTTTTGCCATTTCGCTCTATAAGGAATATCGGGGACTTGGGATTGGAACGGCCATGATGCGGGCAATGCTCACACTTTTGAAGAACAGAGGATATGAGCGTGCTTCCCTGGCGGTCCAGAAGGCAAATTATGCCGTGAAGATGTACCTGCGGGTTGGATTCCGGGTTGTGGAGGAGCGGGGGGAGGAGTTTGTTATGGTGATTGATTTAGCCACGTTTTCGTAA
- a CDS encoding MrcB family domain-containing protein, with amino-acid sequence MSDTYIYQKEVDQSTLNYGITIPVNIQAKLFEELGYTLTKGEKRTISILLDGKRYEARLTNIAIDPTKYPRSEVVQIRYSSASLIASKLQELFISSASILDEQKSNTQKGHAITIPESQKEFIDIYITEDGAIRFECHPQKAKLKSKFFQYIGPTDSLAGYQRSYKLILLDCMLALMDHTGKCSLYQVVERFKHFYQDRKSQGKAPDVDVDQRIANIESSSIQDVLRVILDNPFKAISHKGFLQIKKIENTDYLIFSQELMADMKDADFKKLKELLDLKIQKYFDRIDGANMQTDLKNFFDYMLEHYKDCREHETFRNNRIGKLIRQVIPEAILTFPFLNNETYLVKGSIGQGNWAAVPWICIFDKRVTTSAQRGVYIVYLLSEDGNTLYLTLNQGCTNYINSLGKRKTILKLHEIAANIQATIPPGPFSTGTDLNLGNEFYEHGCIFYKAYHKGQVPSTDILTDDLFNMISLYQEYVETQAQHRTKKKAWLLTWNANNWVWDGYESLAQQTKDGYKVDTPWSCNNTAPEIGDSIFLMKLGDEPRGIIASGTIIQKSYKDLHWNLEKRSQNITARFVDVNFDRILNFHYEHLLPLALLEEQFPLQRWSPQASGIEIQEEYVYALHDLWHQITLEEYLDMTDTDESIEEYNISDELTRISQYISAKGFSYEDGFIENFYLSLKAKPFVILAGTSGTGKTKLVKLFAEAIGATVDNGRYKLVPVRPDWSDSTDLFGYVDLNGQYIPGALTEFIITAISDQTKPYFLCLDEMNLARVEYYLSDILSIIETRHFDNDQITTDTIAESDIAVASHGKLFLPENLYIIGTVNMDETTFPFSKKVLDRANTIEFSYVNLDLRQNLGNIDISVLDNRFLRSDYLVLAECPEGEDTILTAISILKQMNEALKNANAQIGYRVRDEICFYLLYNEKYSLLDAAVAMDLAVLQKILPRIHGSSQSIKNLLLTLFKICVANQSELTQDANHTVSENMFNYLKTQDTVPYRRSAEKIAFMTRRFEEDGYTSYWL; translated from the coding sequence ATGTCCGATACGTATATCTACCAGAAAGAAGTTGATCAATCTACTTTAAATTACGGAATCACTATCCCCGTAAATATTCAAGCTAAATTATTTGAGGAGTTGGGATATACTTTAACAAAAGGTGAAAAGAGAACTATAAGCATTCTACTCGATGGAAAACGCTATGAGGCGAGACTTACAAATATAGCTATTGACCCTACTAAATATCCTAGAAGTGAGGTTGTGCAAATTCGCTACTCCTCTGCTTCGCTAATTGCGTCCAAACTACAAGAACTATTTATTTCCAGCGCTTCTATTCTTGATGAGCAAAAGAGCAACACACAAAAAGGACACGCCATTACCATTCCAGAGTCCCAGAAAGAGTTTATTGATATCTATATCACTGAAGATGGAGCCATACGTTTTGAGTGTCATCCTCAAAAAGCAAAATTGAAATCTAAATTTTTTCAATATATTGGACCGACTGACAGCCTTGCCGGATATCAGAGATCGTATAAACTAATTCTTTTGGACTGTATGTTGGCACTTATGGATCATACCGGTAAGTGCTCACTATATCAAGTTGTGGAGCGCTTTAAACATTTCTATCAGGACCGAAAAAGCCAAGGAAAGGCTCCTGATGTCGATGTTGACCAGCGGATTGCTAATATTGAGTCGAGTTCTATTCAGGATGTCCTCAGGGTAATCTTAGATAACCCGTTTAAAGCAATTAGTCACAAGGGGTTTCTTCAGATCAAAAAGATCGAGAATACCGATTACCTGATATTCTCACAGGAACTTATGGCAGACATGAAGGATGCAGATTTTAAAAAGCTGAAAGAGCTTTTAGACTTAAAGATACAGAAATATTTTGATAGAATTGATGGTGCTAATATGCAAACAGATTTAAAAAACTTTTTTGACTATATGCTAGAACACTATAAGGATTGCCGAGAACATGAGACGTTTAGGAACAATCGTATTGGTAAACTAATACGTCAAGTTATCCCTGAAGCCATATTGACATTCCCATTTTTAAATAATGAAACATATCTCGTAAAAGGTAGTATCGGTCAGGGAAACTGGGCAGCTGTTCCCTGGATCTGTATCTTTGATAAGCGAGTGACGACATCCGCTCAGCGTGGTGTCTATATTGTATATCTGTTATCGGAAGATGGTAATACCCTTTATTTAACATTAAACCAAGGTTGTACTAACTACATAAACTCATTAGGAAAACGAAAAACCATTCTGAAATTACATGAGATAGCCGCAAACATACAGGCGACTATTCCCCCAGGACCATTTTCTACTGGGACGGACCTAAACCTAGGGAATGAATTTTATGAACATGGTTGTATTTTTTATAAAGCTTATCACAAAGGGCAGGTCCCATCAACTGATATATTGACCGATGATCTTTTTAACATGATTAGCCTCTATCAAGAATATGTGGAGACGCAAGCACAACATAGGACTAAAAAGAAAGCATGGTTATTAACTTGGAATGCTAACAACTGGGTATGGGATGGTTACGAAAGTCTTGCCCAACAGACTAAAGATGGGTATAAAGTAGACACACCGTGGAGCTGTAACAATACCGCCCCCGAAATTGGGGATTCTATCTTCCTCATGAAACTTGGCGATGAACCTAGAGGAATCATAGCTTCTGGAACTATTATTCAGAAAAGCTACAAGGATTTGCATTGGAATTTAGAAAAACGTTCCCAAAACATCACGGCAAGATTTGTTGATGTGAATTTTGACCGAATTTTGAATTTTCATTATGAACACTTGTTACCTTTAGCGCTATTGGAAGAGCAATTCCCCTTGCAACGATGGAGTCCACAGGCTTCTGGTATTGAAATACAAGAAGAATATGTATATGCGTTGCATGACCTCTGGCATCAAATAACACTGGAAGAGTATTTAGATATGACAGATACCGATGAATCTATAGAAGAATACAATATCTCGGATGAACTCACTCGGATTTCTCAGTATATTTCCGCCAAAGGTTTCTCTTATGAAGACGGGTTTATTGAGAATTTCTATTTAAGCCTTAAAGCGAAGCCTTTTGTCATATTGGCAGGTACTTCGGGAACGGGGAAGACAAAGCTTGTCAAACTATTTGCGGAAGCCATAGGTGCCACTGTGGACAACGGCAGATATAAATTAGTACCTGTACGCCCAGATTGGTCTGACTCCACAGACCTTTTTGGCTATGTCGATCTCAACGGACAATATATTCCGGGTGCGCTCACTGAATTTATTATAACTGCCATATCAGACCAGACGAAACCTTACTTTCTCTGTTTAGATGAAATGAACCTAGCCAGAGTAGAATATTATTTGAGTGATATTCTATCAATTATTGAGACACGTCATTTTGATAATGATCAGATTACCACAGATACGATAGCGGAGAGTGACATTGCAGTTGCATCACACGGTAAACTTTTTCTTCCAGAAAACCTCTATATCATCGGAACTGTGAACATGGACGAAACCACATTCCCGTTTAGTAAAAAGGTTTTGGACCGTGCTAATACGATAGAATTTTCTTATGTTAATCTGGATCTCCGTCAAAATCTTGGAAACATCGATATTTCGGTGTTAGATAATCGCTTTTTAAGAAGCGACTACCTAGTGTTGGCAGAATGTCCCGAGGGTGAAGATACGATATTAACTGCCATTTCCATCTTGAAACAAATGAATGAAGCCTTAAAAAATGCAAACGCACAGATTGGATACCGTGTGCGTGACGAAATTTGTTTCTATTTACTATACAATGAAAAATACTCTTTACTGGATGCAGCTGTCGCTATGGATCTTGCAGTACTACAAAAGATTTTGCCTCGCATCCATGGGAGCAGCCAGTCGATTAAAAATCTGTTGCTTACTTTATTTAAAATCTGTGTTGCTAACCAGTCGGAATTAACACAGGATGCCAATCATACGGTTAGTGAGAACATGTTTAACTATCTGAAAACTCAGGACACTGTGCCTTACCGCAGAAGTGCTGAAAAAATTGCATTTATGACAAGGAGATTTGAGGAGGATGGCTACACTTCCTACTGGCTCTAA